Proteins encoded within one genomic window of Triticum aestivum cultivar Chinese Spring chromosome 2D, IWGSC CS RefSeq v2.1, whole genome shotgun sequence:
- the LOC123053778 gene encoding zinc finger protein CONSTANS-LIKE 4, whose protein sequence is MEGEEKPVVGGAYWGVGARACDSCATEAARLFCRADAAFLCAGCDARAHGAGSRHARVWLCEVCEHAPAAVTCKADAAVLCASCDADIHAANPLARRHERVPVAPFFGAAADAHKPFVPSGAQAAAEDDGSNDAEAASWLLPEPDHKDGANGATADVFFADSDHYLDLDFARSMDDIKAISVQLNGQPEIDLNGGNKGFYSDHSMNHSVSSSEAAVVPDAAAAPVVSRGREREARLMRYREKRKSRRFEKTIRYASRKAYAETRPRVKGRFAKRTGTADADAMEEHEEMYSSAAAAVAALMAPGPDHDYGVDGVVPTLV, encoded by the exons ATGGAGGGGGAGGAGAAGCCGGTGGTGGGCGGGGCCTACTGGGGCGTGGGCGCGAGGGCGTGTGACTCGTGCGCCACCGAGGCGGCCAGGCTCTTCTGCCGCGCCGACGCCGCGTTCCTCTGCGCCGGCTGcgacgcgcgcgcgcacggcgCCGGGTCGCGCCACGCCCGGGTCTGGCTCTGCGAGGTCTGCGAGCACGCGCCCGCGGCCGTCACGTGCAAAGCCGACGCCGCCGTGCTCTGCGCCTCCTGCGACGCCGACATCCACGCCGCCAACCCGCTTGCGCGCCGGCACGAGCGCGTCCCCGTCGCGCCCTTCTTCGGCGCGGCCGCCGACGCGCACAAGCCCTTCGTGCCGTCGGGAGCCCAGGCCGCTGCCGAGGACGACGGGAGCAACGACGCCGAGGCGGCCTCGTGGCTGCTCCCCGAGCCCGATCACAAGGATGGCGCCAACGGTGCTACCGCGGACGTCTTCTTCGCGGACTCCGACCATTACCTCGACCTCGACTTCGCGCGGTCAATGGACGACATCAAGGCCATCAGCGTGCAGCTCAACGGCCAGCCCGAGATCGACCTGAACGGCGGCAACAAAGGCTTCTACTCCGACCACTCCATGAACCACAGC GTATCGTCGTCTGAGGCGGCGGTGGTGCcggacgcggcggcggcgccggtggtgAGCAGGGGGAGGGAGCGGGAGGCGCGGCTGATGCGGTACAGGGAGAAGCGCAAGAGCCGGCGGTTCGAGAAGACCATCCGGTACGCGTCCCGCAAGGCGTACGCGGAGACGCGGCCGCGCGTCAAGGGCCGGTTCGCCAAGCGCACGGGCACGGCGGACGCCGACGCCATGGAGGAGCACGAGGAGATGTACTCCTCGGCcgcggccgccgtcgccgcgcTCATGGCGCCCGGCCCCGACCACGACTACGGCGTGGACGGCGTGGTGCCGACCTTGGTGTAA